A region of the Dermacentor albipictus isolate Rhodes 1998 colony chromosome 4, USDA_Dalb.pri_finalv2, whole genome shotgun sequence genome:
TTTCAGGCTCTTACAGACGAGATCTTACCTCAACCCCAGAGCGCTTAGTTGTTAGTTGCATAGACCCCAGCTTCCCTCAGTCGTGCTCCAAATGGGGTCAcgcatgctgctccttcgaccacatgctctggctgtgcctgtACGACGTGAGcaatacaagtccaagtgggacgccttgctgaagagctcggaattCATGCACCATCtgcaggccgtccagagggcccgcaaCATCACAGAGAGTCGCCACTTCTCAGTCCCATCGTGAGCGGaaccaccaacttgatcggggagtaattaagttcctcaggacacttcaataaagttcttgtcaacTGTCATCTGGAAAGGTGGGAAAAAAATGCAAAGTTACGCTGCATGTAAGTCTCTAAGAGTCTAAGGCACCAGCCATCATTTGCTAAGTGCACGCTAAAGATGATGCCACAACGCTGCACCACAGCAGTAGATGCAGATGCTTCAGCAAGTGTGGCAGTATGTACAGCATGATCTCGCAAATTTGCCAATGTACACCTGCAGTGGCGATTGATGAAAATGTGCATACGTTGTAGTGCCATATGTATCAGAGACCTAAACTTGCCATAGCAAGTCTTTTCACTTGCAATTTTCTTCAGAGAACCTTTACGTTTTGTTAGAACCATGTTCTTAACAATATTGATTTCACGGCTATATAATTGTCTAATGTGAAGTTTTCAGTACTATCCTTTGTTTAAATGGCATGTGTGTAAGTTAACGACCAATTGGTAACTAAACTGATTGAAGACTAGCAGACATTGACTTCAAAATTTTTATTGATGGTTAGCACCAGTGCATGACACTGCTGAAAGGATGCCCGCTCTAATATGCTCAAGTATTTCAACAGAATCGCTAGATGCTGCAATGCGAGTTGAGATATGCACATGCCAGGGGAGCTGCGCTTGCACATTGGTTTTGAATAGACGCCGATCACTGAAACGGCTTGGGTCACTGACCCTGTAGATCCCTATATAAAGCTTCTTACTGTAATATTTGTGCCTTTTTGGGCCATTTACCCCATTCACCTTCATTGCACTCTCGTTATTCACGGACCTATCGCTTCTACCATCGAGAGATCAGCTTTTAGCTTTTCTGCAAAGCTAAGTAGCCAGATCATGTATACAAAGCTAAAACAAATCACAGTGATTTTAACAAGCAAATCACAGAGCAATAAAACATAATTGCAAACTTAAACACACCTGAAACAAAAATTTGGACGAAGTTCCATCTGGCTGAAGTGAGTACTCAATGTCGGAAAGTGCATAGTAGTACTGGTCTGAGGAAAGGCGTTGCAGTTCCCGTGAGCTCAGTGTAAATCTGCCCCTTAGCAAATGTGAATTTTCTACCCTTATCCTCCTATGCTTGGCATAAGAGTTTTAGTTTTGACCTTCAATATCTATGAAGTGTTTCCAGAAGTTCGTTTGGCATTCATTTGAGACAGAAAAGCAAAATCAAGCCACCAAAAGAAATTCATGCAAGCTCTTACTTTGCCCTATTTGGACCAAAAGTTTTGGTTGTTGTATCCAAGCCATCATGTTGCACTTGAAAACTTAAGAAAGCGCTGGACTTCTGCTATTGACCAGCCTTCTTCGGTAATATATTTCCAACAATACAATTGTCTGGCACTTGCTCTTGTAAACAGTTCTGGGCTAAGAATATTTTATGAATACAGGCACTGGACTGTGAATGCTCACATGTGTTTGTCTGCATGCATTATCACACTGTTGTCTTTCCTCTATTTCAGCCATTGGCAGCAACAGCATATTCATGTTCACTGTAGAAAGAATGTGTCTCACAATAGTCTCCAGTTACCTCACCTTTGTGTCAACAGACTTGGTCCTATGCCTGCAGATTTCCTTACTTCATCTGCACCATTTAATTATGTTCTGTCTTCAACTGTGTTTTCTATTCTTGGCACCCCCTGTGTAACTATAATAGACCACCAATATCGTTTCAATGCATTACTTGGAAGTGCTAGTATCAACTAGAATACAGCTACCTGCATATTTGATGATTCATACTACTGTCTTTCTGGCCTGCCAATATTATGCATAGCAAATTTCAGCCCTATAGCTTAGTATTGGCTCAAAGCAACAGGTGAATCATTCGCCAGATGATGTAACAAAGCACCATAACAaatatactttttttctttttcaatttactGATTATGTTCTTTTCTTGTCGAGGATATCGGTAAACCACTGTTTATTACATTTCTCAGTACAGGGTGGCTGAATGCAGCGATTATGTACTGTTCTTTTCAAGGATATCAATAAGCTGCTGTTCCCGACAtgccccagtgcagggtaacacACAAGATTCAATCCTTGTTaatgtccttctttttttttttttgctctttcttggCTGACAAACAAGAAGCATGTTACCAGTGATAATGCTCAGCGCAAGAGGTGTGCCAGTCTTGCAGGATCCCATGGTCACTGCTTGCACAGTTGGCACGCATAAACTTTGCACGTGCCGAACGGATCAGCTGCACTGTAAAGTAATAAGGTGTATTGTAATAATGTAATGTATCTATTCCAGTGCTATTCCTTTTCACACTTTCAGTGGTTTGACACTTCGTCTACATAACCACCAAGATCGGCCAGTTATGAATGCTGGataataaaaaaaggaacaaaaccAATTTAAATGAATCTTTACATTATAACGACCCTGCTATCTGGCAAGATATTTTGTTGCCATACTGGCATTGCgacaaatatatttacacgagCAAGCTCAGCTGACATGAGCAGGGCATGCTTCAGCATCTGGACAGACCAAAGCTTCTTCTAACATTAGGAAAGAAACTGCTGGGAACCAAGGCATAGGAAAACATTTTATTGCACACTTCTATTGCTGGGCCAATTGGTAAACATTACTGTAGGTAAATAATGAGGTGTTGGAATGCTCGCATGCAACATACCTGCAAAGTAAACTTCGAGCTTGAGCAGAACGAAAACATGCAAGCGTGACTGTCCCTCTAGACACATGCAACCTTGGTTGCAGTGCTAGACTTTACAAACTTTGAATTTATGTTCATGAACTTGCCAAGGTAGACATTCATGTGATGCTTTTCTGAATTATGAACATTTTATTCTGTACAGGGCAAGAAAAACAGTCCACCAAAGAAGTGAACTAACTGATATAGAGCTTGCCGTAGGGTAAAAAAAATGTTACATTTCACATTTACCTCCTTTCACAAACACAACTAGAATTATCAATTCCACCACTTAATGTTTGCTATTCACAAGACAAAGTGCCACATTAATAAGTTATTAGACCTATACCAATgctcagaatacataaaatgTGAGACCTCCACCAGTAAATGCAAGCTTAACTATGCTTTCATGTGAGCACTTTGGCTAATAGCACTCGTTTGCCCCATTCGTTCTTCTGCAGTGTTGATTAGTTAACCGAAACAAAGCACAGCTGCACCAAGAACATAACGAGTGCATTTGTGAACTAACACTGAACAAAATACAAATGGCCCCAGGATATTAGGTCATGCCTGGTTCACGTGAGTGCTACACATGCCTGGTGTCAATCAAGCATCAGATAAGCACAGGTTACACTTAAAGACATTTCCATTTTTTATCACAAGCATTGATTCGAACAATGCAAATAACCACAAAACTCAGTAATCCTCACTTGTTCCTGCAATGGCATTACTTAACTACATGAACAAAGCAGTAGAACACATGCTGCTGCACAAATGCACTGTAAAAACCACTTTATGTAAGAGACATCATAGACctgaatatctttttttttaatggtgaaTGAGAACAATAGCTACAGGGTGTTCTTttgtttagctgcaccaaatttttaaaataagAATATAAATCACGGTTTCGTTATGTCTATCATTTGAGTGTACCGATTGCcagcctctagatacagagcaatttcCACAGTTAATTGCGTAATTGGAAAAATTATGGCAATTGATTTTCTAATTATTAACAAtgggtggctacagcaaatgagtactttgggggCCGTCCTCGACACATGTCCCaatgatcaaattttgaatagagGAGGTCATGCGGGAGATAATAAACAGTTAGTTCCCCTTGGAAGGCTCCTTGAAActgaaactggctggaaaaacaGCATCTGTGCCATCAATGTCGCCAAATTTACTTCGTAATTCCGTTGGGTACCACATTGCCACAATAGCGCCGATCTCGCTCTTTGGGTGTTAAATATCAGTCTGTAGCGTCAATCATATggtataccttttttttttttcccccttcaatCGGTGAGTTTTGTTCCTGTAGTTTACACGTTTTTATTTACACAACTTGCACGCATGTTTGAGACAGCTCTCCCAGAGAAAGTGAATTTTGACTTGATGACGTTCTCATCAAAAAGCCTGAAACGTCATTTTGTCGGTTAAGTGGACACGTGGCGCCCAAtggaatgacgaagtaaatttggcAGCCCGCCAGCATTGAAGAGCTAGGCCAACGCCACAGACAGCAAGAAGACAATGCAAGCTGCTCACAGGGACGGAGCGCCGGTGACCTCGGAGACTCGACAAAAGGAGGGGGGTGGCAACATCGACGACACAGAtgctctttttccagccagtttcaaTTTCAAGGAGCCTGTCAAGGGGGACTAATTGTTCGCGTAATTTCCATAAGAACTCCACCATTCAAAACTTGAgatcgttgggataggtagtgtcgaggacaggccccaaagtactcatttgctgtagccacctattttTAATAATTAGAAAGCTGATTACCATAACTTCACTAATTATGCATGTAATTGCGGAAATTATATATAGAGGCTGCCAATCCAGACACTCAAATGGTAAAAATAATGTTGCCGTGATTTACACTTTCctcattttaaaaatttggtgcagctagaaaaaagcaccctgtataaAATGCAGCCAGTGAGTGTGCCAAGGGAAATGAAAGGATAAAATGCAGCGAAGATGGAACATGTTAGTGAGCTTTCGACAATGGTAATTTCTGTAGTTCACCACATTTTCTCACACTCGTGGCAAGTGACATTCCACTAAGATTCACAAGTACGTACACTGAAAAGTCCATGTCTCGAAGTTATGAAAAGGCAGTCAGTTTCAGTATCTTTGAACATTTTTAACAAGGGGAAGTATGTGATAACTGACAAGCACACCGAAATGACAATGTCACACACGTGTTTGGAATGGCATGATGCGGGACACCAAGTGCGCAACATGTTTGGTATGTTGTTTGTAGGACCGACTGACTGCACCACAAACTACGAACCGAGTACTCACAAACGCTTACACGTGTCCGTCATCATGCTATCAATCATCCCCAGCATGAAATTTATGCCGCCATCTGACAATCATGACAATGGTGTCAGGTTGTGGTTAATCCTGTCCGCGTCCTCTGTCTGGCAGAAGGCCTCGTACACGTTGGCGAGCATACTACGAAGTAGCTCTGCCTGAAGCACGATTTTGAGGAAGCCTTCCTGCCTGCCGGCTACGAGGCTGTTCCTAAGCACGGGCAAAAGTTTTGCCATAGGAAAGCCCGTTGACACCGCCGACGACGAGGCGGCAGAACATTCAGCTCGGTCACCACTGGCATTTTCTTGTGCTGCGGCTCGCATATTTTTTAAGCACACCTCGACATCGTTCGTGAGGCTATTGATCCCCAGGTCGATGCACATTCCCAGAACCTTGGCGAAGTCGTCGGTCTCGAGGATGTCCCTTGTCTCGAGGATCATCACGTTGAGCACCCTGACGTCGTCCGTATCGCCTTCGACCTCGAGAGGTGGCAGGAGCAAGCGAAGAAAGCCTGGAAGTGGCTTCTTGGAGTCCCGCGAGATGTGCTTCTTGACGAAATCGAAACCCACAGCGAAGTCTGCGGGGCCGACGCGCTCCTTCAGGCTGATGTGACCGAAGGCGGCCACGACCGCGTCCCTGACAACACGCACGAGCTCGTGCAGGCCGTTCTCGAAGAAGTGCTGGACCTGTGACAGGTAGCGCTGATGGATGTCTTGGTTGGTGAGTGCCGGCAAGACGCCTCCAGAGTTTTGCTGCGCGCGCTGCGAGTTCACGAAGACGTATCCACCGACAACGCCGAGCTGCACGCGAACCAGCGAGGCGAGCAGACTTTCCGCGTACACGCTTGCCACCGCGAAAGTGAGAATGCGCACCTTGAGTTCCTCCCAAAGTTCGACCCTGTTGGCAGGTCGCGTCTTGAGCTTCTCGAGCAGGCTGTCAGTCTCGAGTATGGCGAGTAGCGGCTCTCTGACCTTTTCCAGGAGAGTCAGGATCGTGTTGTCAGACGTTTGAAGAATATTTTCGAAGTGGTGCTGGTGTTTGATTTGATCGATGTAGCTCTGAGTCTGTTTTGTTTCCCAGTCACGGAGTTTTCCATGTAGATACCGGTTCAAAAGGTAGGCGCCTCCGACTAGGCCGACGCTGAAGAATATCTTCTTCTTGTGCTGCCGCACAGCGTTGTACAGCCGGCTGAACATGGCCGGACGATCGGGAACGTTGTTACTTCCTCAAACTCCTGCTGTCCGTGAGGTTTTCCGTGCTGACGCAGGCTCCGCGCtgctaccatagagaaagaaactttttttctttctctatgctgctACCTTGACTGCGCCATTTTACATGCCGTTGCCAGACGAGGAGGCGTTGGGCTACCGATTTGGCCGTGACTACATGTGACTATTTCGACGTCTATATGGTGAGAGCGGTGAGAGAACGTCGTGGGTGAGAGTACGTTCTGCTACGTTCTGCTGCGCCTCCTTTTTTATTTTATGCGCTCTTGTAGAGGAGGCTTGTGAGGAGGCGTTGTTGTGTTCTGCCGATGCCTCGCCAATGGTTCAGCGGTGCGAGACTGGCTGTTAGAACTTGTTGGTTGCCCTTTGCCCTGGTGTCGCCTTATCGGCCGGTTCATTCGTCGCGGCAGTGCACAGGATCATAACGGCAGTTCGTGGACCCCGGAATAAGAAGAGagtacgtgatttttttttttttttaaggtgagCCGTATTCGCAATCCGAAACTATGTGAGATGGAGCTGTAATGACAAGAAAAACTAGACAACTTTCCTCTAGAAAAAGTATCACGACGAAATGGGTCAGATAAGGTAAACGAACGATCGTAATATTGATGAATGATACAGATCTTGCTGGTGTACGGGTCAAAATGAGTCCTACCAGACAGTGATCGAGGCACAATGGCAGTCTCTTTGCAAGTTGTGTTCTCGATTTCGTTACGACCTTCAGTGCTGCCCAAGAAAAAGATCGTGTGAGAAAACAAGTTGAGGCTCCCTATGCACTCAAGTAGACGAATTTGCTCTCTCCAAATAATGTTGCCTGTGTTCATGAAGCATATAGCAGTGCTCTGTTGTAGTTTTTCTACTCGGAAAACATCAGACCGCTAAGACAGTCTCTTCAACAATGCTTTCTGACCGGAACCGCATCAGATCGAGTGTTTCAAATCAAAAAGAGACAAATCCCAACTTTACATCCTAATATTGGTAAAAAGCGCAGCATAATTTTACATTACTTAATGCTGTAAGGTTGCTCTAGCGGACATGTGAATCATATAATTGCTTTTATAGCATTGAATTTCGGTCCAGCATCAAATTGTCCTTTTTTTCTCAAATTCTTTTCATGTGAATTTGACTCGTCtcgcaaaaaaaagaaccaaatgCAAAATGCAATAATTAAGAGCTGGCCAGCCGGGTGATTAAGTACGTAATGCGAAAATACATGGTTACAATAAAAGCAGAAAATAACGCAGTCAGCGAAACACCTGTTTATCAAAGGttgtttactgttttctttttttatgacatTGCTTAGATTTAATAAAACACAAAGATTTCATGATCTCTGGTCATACAACGATCCTGGCTTGTGTCACACATGGCAGGCATGGCTTCCACTCTGCTGGACAATTCTGGACATGAGGAGCCTCGGATAACTAAAGACCAGGACTCAAATACCAAATCAATGGTCTTGGGTTCAACGCCTGAAAATTTTGGAGGACACGATTCACTGGCTTCACACCTGTCAAGTGTTGCCAATAAGGTTAGTTTAGGTGACAATTCATTTTTGTGCTCTCAAAGTTATCATTTATGACACTTTCAAATGACTGTAAAAATGTATACAATGTTGTCATTGAGAAATGTGCCCTTTGTTACTGTAACCTGAGCCAGGACAGTGCAAAAGTGCAGGCATGGATAGGGACGAACTTGTAGCGCGTATGTTGTACTTAGCTTGTATTTATTGAATGCACATACTTCTTCTCGTGCTTCCGGCAGCCTCTATTTCCCAGGTAAAATGTGTATCCTTTGGTGACCTGGGCTTCATCAGCTTGCTCAGGGCACCTCCTCCTTGTCAAAAAAAGCTGATATACCTTAGTACTTAGTAGGTGAAGCTACATAAATCTGCTGCATTACATAGAAACTGTTTGGGCATCACAGCAGTTAAGCAGTTGTCAAAGCTTCTTCATTTTAGCTGTAGCGAAACACCTGTTTATCAAAGGttgtttactgttttctttttttatgacatTGCTTAGATTTAATAAGACAATGATTTCTTCATGAATGTGATTTCATTTTTATGAGCAGCCTGCTACTGTCTGCCAAATTTTTTATTTCAGTAACAATTATACAAACACTCAAGGCACTTTTTCATCATTGTCATCGCTGTGGCATGACAATATTGATATTGTGTGCAGAGTCAAAAGTTCTTCAGAGGCGCAAGCAATGTGTAGTATGTTTAGCTGTAAAATGACCTATTCACATGGACACACCTTCCCGCTCAGCTTAATCAGCTCATGCAGGGAAGACGGGGCAGTGTTCTGCTTTCCGTTGCTGGAATTAACATTGTGCAGACACACATTGGCATTCCTGCTGATCAGCTGTGTGCATACCACACCGTGGTGCTTACACTAGTCCGAGCTGAACAAACAGCAAATGTCAGTTTCTGCTGGTCTTATCTTGTGCACCATTGAGGTGGGATGCCTGGAATGCCACTGGCACTGCTGTTCATCTCACCAGCATTGTGAGATGCCTGGTGGCTGTCAGGATCTTGTTTCTGCTGCATAACAGCAGTTGCCTCATGTTGTCTTGCCAAGATGTCACCCCCCATGTGTTAGAGCACCATCCAAGGAGCTCAAGCATGATGCTGAACCTTGCTCTCACTTTCTGTGCTTTGCCCTTCTAGTTAAACtgcctatattaaaaaaaaagaaacaatgcacttTACTCGACTATCTGTCTAGATGTGCAACTAGCTTTGGATGAATATTTTGTACGCATGTATCTGTTTTTGTAAATAATGAACCCTTTGCCAGTGATTAGTAGTGATACATGATcaccttatttttctttatttactgttACTTTGATATTttcctttttaaaattttttctccACTACTAGCATACTTAGAGTTGCTTCTGGACCTTTGTTAAGTGGCTGACAGCAGCTTTATTTGCTTAGGAGCCTGTATACATGGCATCCAGGATAATGGAGCTCATTTGATTTCTGGAAAATTTTGACAAGAAAGTTTCTGTGACTTGAGCAGCAGAAGTGGTGGTCGCACCAAGCTGTAATTTTCTGAAGGATTTATTATTGGTTGTAGATTTGGCATCCAGTGTAGGGGTAGTGAACACAGGTATAccactgatgatgatgctgatgctaaTGTGGCTGTGACATTGAATCGGTCAAGTTACAAAGTCTGTAGGCAAGCCAAGtgattgaagaaaaaaagaaaaacaaacacattgcacataaaaaaaaactcacagatgattacaatactccctaatgaaAAATttgagcattgccatttgttgggcgtgttggtaaattgaaagcatatttagcgccagcaaacaaggacgtaagggagacgacaacacaagcgcattgtgttgtcgtctcccttacgtccttgtttgctggcgcta
Encoded here:
- the Pex3 gene encoding peroxisomal biogenesis factor 3, whose translation is MFSRLYNAVRQHKKKIFFSVGLVGGAYLLNRYLHGKLRDWETKQTQSYIDQIKHQHHFENILQTSDNTILTLLEKVREPLLAILETDSLLEKLKTRPANRVELWEELKVRILTFAVASVYAESLLASLVRVQLGVVGGYVFVNSQRAQQNSGGVLPALTNQDIHQRYLSQVQHFFENGLHELVRVVRDAVVAAFGHISLKERVGPADFAVGFDFVKKHISRDSKKPLPGFLRLLLPPLEVEGDTDDVRVLNVMILETRDILETDDFAKVLGMCIDLGINSLTNDVEVCLKNMRAAAQENASGDRAECSAASSSAVSTGFPMAKLLPVLRNSLVAGRQEGFLKIVLQAELLRSMLANVYEAFCQTEDADRINHNLTPLS